DNA sequence from the Malus domestica chromosome 06, GDT2T_hap1 genome:
TCAAGTAGCAGTTTCATATAACCATGTTCGCTTATATAATAAGCAACGGCTGACTACATAGCTACAAAATAGCTCAACTTTGACAGCAGCATtactaaatgtatgaaattcAATAGCACAAGCATTTCCAAATTGCATCTTCTTTCCATACAGAATGCTAAAAATTCCACCCACAGAAATTATAAGATTCTATGGGAAAAGCCACCaaacaaaaagcaaagaaaTTTGAATTTGTAAATATCAAATGCACCCCAAAAACAGAAACTCaatttccaaatccaaaaggaaCCCACCTCACAAAACTCCAATCACAAACCAAACCACTCAAAAATCCATAAAAATGtgaaatttagagagaaagagaggaattTCACCTTGGAGTAAGGCACAATGTGATCATAATCATGACATAAGCAACCGGGGCAACCCACGAGCTTCCGAAAAATGGTGTTTCCGAGAGGGTCACGGCGCCACCGGTCCGGGTCTCGACCTTTGATCTTCTCCGCCTTGTCCCAGCACTGCTGCTTCACGCTGTACGGAAAGCTTCGTGGGTTGTtattaaaagaagaagaagtcgcGAGCTCTTCTTCGAAGCGAGTAGTGGCAGTGACGTCGGTGACGACGAGGTCCCGATTGAGAAGAGCGGAGGCGCGAGGCTTCGGTGGGGAGCTGCTACGTCGTTCGAAACGGGCGGAGGGCGCGGCGGTTCGGTCCCTGAGTGGAGACGAAGGGCGGCTCCGCCTCTTTGACTCTTTGCTCGGCCTCATCTTTTCTCAGATCTTTTCTCAGATTATCACAAAActggaaaatttggaaaattaaGCCATCCGTAAATGTAAAAGACGATAATACCCCTtaatgtatttgtgaattggtAGGATAGAAACGACGCTATCTATTAGAGGATTAATTACAGCTGCATTCCTTAAAACTCGATTTCTTCTTACTTTATTCTATGAAACTCAAAATGTCTTTCATTTTGTCATGATATGTGAAGAAGTTGAGAACGTTATTATCATGGAAAATGTGAGTGAAGATGATGAGGAtttgttcatttttatttgtattgtgtgtttgtttgccaCCCGCTCACAATGGGTGAGGCGCCCTACTAACCCTAGTATGATAGGACATGTTTAACGTGACTTCACAAAAGCAGTGAATAAATTTCAAATATTATGCCTCACTTGATCATAGCTCAATCACTCATCAATCGTTTTAATGTCCTGCTTAGttactgtgaacacggaaaattcctgaaacgaaagagacaagaacaacgtgcacaaacaaaatattagtatttgatgattttgggttacaatctctctctaatttgatcctctgattcgatctccgtaaggtgttgatttgtggatgtttcgttgatccaagggccgtcggggcttgatcttggatgaactgttggaagtttcttcaaagggccgtgggcttgatctttgaaggtggatttgagcggatcttcaagggcttttgggcttgatcttgaagaaacagtgatgaacagatcttcaagggcttttgggcttaatcttggatgaactgttggaagtttcttcaaagggccgtgggcttgatctttgaaggtggatttgagcggatcttcaagggcttttgggcttgatcttgaagaaacagtgatgaacagatcttcaagggcttttgggcttaatcttggatgaactgttggaagtttcttcaaagggccgtgggcttgatctttgaaggtggatttgagcggatcttcaagggcttttgggcttgatcttgaagaaacagtgatgaacagatcttcaagggcttttgggcttaatcttgaagaacggttggatgtgtggatttgtcgacgtttgttgatccaaagggccgttggggcttgatcttgaaggtggatgattgttgatccaagggccgtcgaggcttgatcttggaagaacgatgaacgaagaacgaagaacactttcttgattcttcgggaacctggatgcttgagagcttcggagtttcagagcttcagagcttcaaggtgtaatatgaattggttcctcaaatgaatgaaatgggcttgtatttatagaattttccaaggcctaattttgaatataatatcccagatgaaataagtcgtttctgccaggtgttgacacgtgtcctatttgatgacttttccaactcatttcaattttcgttgagttacacgctacgtgtaaaatttatgtaatacatgagcgttgacactttgatttatcggtcaataccgaaatttcgatgtctacagttacAAGTCTACGCTACCAGACTCAATagaatttggtcatttttactTGGGAAGGAAGTTAGTGATGAACAGATTCAACGTCCattgtttttttagttttgtccTACAAAATCCCTTTACTAATATGGGTAATGAGTTCGATGACATTGTAAAGGGCTCTTGCCCCATTTTTTACCATCGAATTCTAAGAAGGTCTGACGATTTTTCGTCGGCGAAGATGGCGGGTCATATAAAATTCAAGACTGAAATTTCGACCTTGGATATATTTTGGCTTCTTAACATTGTGCTCACAAGTCTTCTCTCGGCAAAAGAAGACTTGAGAGATTAATTTAACTTCTTTTTCACACTTGAAATTTCTCTGCAATTTGGCCTTTCCTGCATGGGAATATGATGCATGCAAAGACCTGGAAATTTCCATGACGTAACGACTGATGCCtaataaattaacaaagaaGAGACAACTAGTAGCAACTCAACAAACTTTCTCTGCAATTTTGTATGAAATTTCCTTCACTTTCTCAAAATTCCTTGGAAACTTATAAGCAACTCTTTAGGTCTGTACAAACCTACCTCCGTTCTGCTTCCCACACTCAACCCTCAAGTCTCTCAACACTCCCAAGtcgtaattaattaatttacgaGCGGTTTAATTAAGCAATCTCTCTACTCTTTTATTTCGACTCGCTAGTTTTCTTCCCACCCACGACATGGAGAAGGCGATGAACGAAGGCATCGGATGCAGCCCCGTTTCACTTGTTGCACTTCTCTCAGTCCTAATCATTCTTAACTGGCTCATTGTACTGCACTTCCAATCGAATTTACGCTACTTGTTTTTATGTTTCCTTTGCGAAGTTATGCAGGTTAAGACCATTTTCCAAAGAAGTTGCACTGATGAGAAAGTATGTGAGCACAAACCATCCAAAGGAGTTGAAACCAACTCTACAACAAGTTCTGATCAAGTCCCCTCGATTCATGCCGCAGAGATTAGTTACACTCGCGAAAATGTTGTAGATGGAAAAAAGAATCTGTGTTTAGGAGAACTAGGACTAGTGATGGAGAAACTAGAAACATTAAGTGAGGGGGAGGGAGGCTCGAAGGAGATTGCTAACTTGTTTGAGGAGGTCCCAAGCTTGGAGGAAGTAAAAGAAGCTTTTCATGTGTTTGATGAGAATGAGGATGGATTCATTGATGCCGGGGAGGTAAAGAAGGTTCTCTCTGTATTGGGTTTCGTTGAAGCTTCGGAAGTGGAATGCGAAAGGATGATCAAGTCGTTTGATGATAACGGAGATGGACGCATAGATTTCAATGAGTTTGTTAAGCTCATGGAGAACAGCTTCCGCTGAGTTACCAACATAAAATGTTCACAGATTTTGGTTAAATGAGTTGCTAAAGCCGCTCGCatccttctctttctttctttctttctttctttctttctttctttctttctttctttctttgtgttAGTTTTAGGTGCCTTGTCAAAGCTTTGAGTATGCCTTTAGGCTCTTATAAACGATTTAATTGCTTTCATGCGTGTCATTGTTGGCCTAGTTTTAGGTGCCTTGTCAAAGTTTCGAGTATGCCTTTAGGCTCTTATAAACAATTTAATTGCTTTCATGCGTGTCATTGTTGGCCAAGATCAACATATTGATTGTTTCGTAAGTATTCGTCGAGCTTGTTTGCTTGCACGGCAACAAGTAAACTGGACTTCCTATCAAGGATTGTTTCATGGAGGGGTTAAATCCATGTCAAGTTCTTTTTCATGCCTTGGTGATAAGGAATTTtataactccgccgtgtaagtttatcttacattgccggtcccaagcccggataaaggaggagggggagggcgtcaggtagtcgacagccggcactccatgatcacgtcgaatccttatgaaaatgaatccagaacgaaatcgcgctaaagctagggcgtcacccgtaagtggcgcgctgtgtggcccgagcacagtgataagtgagcaagggtcgctgtatctccatcggcacccggatgcagtgttaaatgagcaagggggctatagaaacttcttttcgaacgactccactcaaagttgtttgggagcatatgctcctatcaactttacacgggacacacaaaagaagtactttgatcctattagacggggaagggtgaagaagctaggacagaagggtagagttcaagagagcaaaatgcgtttaggaacgtggaatataggaaccttgacgggaaaatctatggaagtagtagaagttatggtgaggagaaggataaatattatgtgcctacaagaaactaagtgggttggttgtaaggcaaaggatctagaaaactcagggtttaaactatggtattcgggcacaaatagaacgagaaacggtgttggcatcatcgtggacaagaccttgacacaagatgttgtagatgtcaagagggtaggagatagaatcatggcaatcaagattgtaataggacaagaacttatcaatgtgattagtgcgtacgcacctcaagtagggttggatacgagttcgaaggagaaattttgggaagaccttggagacttggtgcaaggaattgctcagacggagaagttatttattggaggagatttaaatggacacgtgggcagggagacaggcaactatggaggttttcatggtggccatggttttggggagagaaacgaggatggggaagctatcttggattttgcaatggcatatgatctcttcttagccaacaccttctttaagaagagagaagaacatgtgatcacctacaagagtgggtcgtcaaaaacacaaatagattttcttctaatgaggaaaagggatcgtataacttgtaaggattgcaaagttataccaggagagagcgtggctaatcaacatcgcttgttggtgatggatgtacatatcaaaagagtgagaaaaaagaacaagacttagAAGTgtccaaggactagatggtggaatctaaaagaagaaaaacaagtcattttcaaagagaaagtaatcacccagtgtgtgtgggatagagagagagaagctaaccaaatgtgggattccatggctagttgtatccgaaaagtagcaaaagaggtattaggagagtccaagggctttgccccacaccaaaaggaatcttggtggtggaatgaggaggtacaagcaaaggtgaaggctaagaaggaatgttgtaaagccttatacaaggataagaccgatgaaaatggtgaaaggtatagaaaagtgaagcaagaggcgaagaaagctgtgagagaagctaagttagcggcttatgacgatatgtataagcgactagataccaaagaaggaaagttgtatatctataaactagctagagcaagggaaaagaagacaagggacctaaaccaagtgaggtgcatcaaggatgaggatggaaaggttcttgctacagagaatgcggttaaagacagatggaaaggttattttcataatcttttcaatgaaggacaagaaatgagtgcttctttaggggagttgagtaactcagaagagtgtagaaattactctttttatcgtagaatccggaaggaagaagtggttgtaactttgaagaagatgaagcatagaaaagcagtaggcccagacgatataccaatcgaagtgtggaaagttttgggagagacaggtataacatggctcactgaccttttcaataggattttgaaaacgaagaagatgccgaatgagtggcgaatgagcactttggtgcctatctacaagaataagggcgatgtacaaaattgcatgaactataggggtattaagctaatgagtcatacaatgaagctctgggagaaagtcattgagcatagattgaggcaagagacacgggtttcggacaaccaattcgggttcatgccagggcgctcaaccatggaggcaatctatctcttacgaagattgatggaaagatatagagatgggaaaaaggatttacacatggtctttatagatttggaaaaagcgtatgatagggtcccaagagacattctttggaggattttagagaagaatggagtacgagtagcatatatccaagctatacaggatatgtatgaaggagcaaagactgccgtaagaactcatgaaggacaaaccgaaagctttcccataactgtaggattacatcaaggctcatccttaagtccttacctttttgcgttggtaatggatgagttaacaggacatattcaaggtgatattccttggtgtatgcttttcgcagacgatatagtgttgatagatgaaactcaggaaggggtaaatgcaaagcttaacctttggagagaagtgttggaatctaaaggtcttcgcctaagccgatcaaagacagaatatatggagtgcaagttcaatgcaaatggaggccaaaacgagttaggggtaaggattggagatcaagaaataccaaagagcgaccgttttcgttacctaggatctatcttgcaaaagaacggagaattagatggagatctcaaccatagaatacaagctggatggatgaagtggaagagtgtatccggcgtgttgtgtgaccgccgtatgccactgaagctcaagggaaaattttataggacggcaataaggccggcgatgctgtatggcacagaatgttgggcggtgaagcatcaacacgtacacaaaatgggtgtagcggagatgaggatgcttcgctggatgtgtgggcacacgagaaaagataagattaggaatgaggatatccggggtaaagtaggagtagccgaaattgaaggaaagatgagagaaaatcggttacggtggtttggacatgtgcaaagaaggcctactgacgctccgattagaagatgcgactataggacagaggttcagggccgaaggggtagaggaagacctaggaaaactttggaagagaccctaagaaaagacttagagtacttggatctaacggatgacatgacacaggacagaacacaatggcgttctaagattcatatagccgatcccactcagtgacttggattttccaagtctccaaccgagaagttttcctcactcgggaaattaagggaacactacctcaacctatatgctccactcacaaagcttcaacatacaagcttcaacaaaagaaaattaaaaaaacttagcgaagaaggctttggtgtatttaacacaatacgttgaaatgaagaaaagcttatttattgatatcctcgataagttacaaatatgtacatatacttgagtcaaaataaacaaacaagagggagccttcacaaaggttgcttaggagaagtctcagcagtcgatagagccccagaaagagaaggcaccggagggggatcattcggagcctcagtactggacaaaaccctagaaggaggaggcatcagaggttgatcatttggagcttcattacgcggtacagccccagaagacgaaggcaataaatgcctttggaacaaacccacaaatctctgatgatcaagtaaaacctgaccatcagattccttcatctggtcaagcttcctcttcatgtttgtagcatagtcatgtgcgagccggtgcaactgtttattctcatgcttgagccctctaatctcctgtttgagactcatcacttcagccgccaatgattcaacttggcgggttcgagcaaataggcgttgggccatattagacacagaacatgcacactgaacactgagagccagagaatccttaacagccaactcatcagaccgtttggaaagtagtctgttatctttgggagtgagaaggttcctggccactaccgcagcggtcatatcattcttcatcatggaatccccaacggtaagaggaccagtaggggagacgaaggatgggcgccatatgttgtctggagaaggcggggctgcctcttcaacaaggttcaagtcaaaacaacggtcggaggggccagacattttcaaatgtgttgaagagagaagaggtcggacaaatcaagatcttagaagtgcaagaatttAGCTTCTACTAGTGGAtcttcaagtgtgctttggaacttaatgtcagcccctataaaaatctgcactcgacgaagcttcaaaaatcgaagaggcgcctgctcagaaatcgaagatgcgtttgctttctcaaaagctgggctgctcagagaccacgagggtcgatctcagaaatcgaagaggcgtttgctttctcaaaagctgggctgctcaaagaccacgaatgccgatctcagaaatcgaagaggcttgctttctcaaaagatgggctgctcagagaccacgagggccgatctcagaaatcgaagaggcacctactt
Encoded proteins:
- the LOC103420347 gene encoding uncharacterized protein encodes the protein MRPSKESKRRSRPSSPLRDRTAAPSARFERRSSSPPKPRASALLNRDLVVTDVTATTRFEEELATSSSFNNNPRSFPYSVKQQCWDKAEKIKGRDPDRWRRDPLGNTIFRKLVGCPGCLCHDYDHIVPYSKGGQSTLENCQVLQATVNRSKGNRTEFSRAELIQKSSYCRVSGRDMDLLELSAYGNVRRGQDSGGCRIQ
- the LOC114825502 gene encoding probable calcium-binding protein CML47, translating into MEKAMNEGIGCSPVSLVALLSVLIILNWLIVLHFQSNLRYLFLCFLCEVMQVKTIFQRSCTDEKVCEHKPSKGVETNSTTSSDQVPSIHAAEISYTRENVVDGKKNLCLGELGLVMEKLETLSEGEGGSKEIANLFEEVPSLEEVKEAFHVFDENEDGFIDAGEVKKVLSVLGFVEASEVECERMIKSFDDNGDGRIDFNEFVKLMENSFR